One Ailuropoda melanoleuca isolate Jingjing unplaced genomic scaffold, ASM200744v2 unplaced-scaffold43473, whole genome shotgun sequence genomic region harbors:
- the LOC117799131 gene encoding thioredoxin-like yields MVQHIHSLDEFNKALADAGCKLVVIDFTATWCGPCKMIAPFFEQLSLDHPDAVFLKVDVDDAQDVAAFCEIKCMPTFCFYKESQKIDSFSGANKENLEKKVKELK; encoded by the coding sequence ATGGTCCAGCACATACATTCTTTGGATGAATTCAATAAAGCATTGGCTGATGCTGGTTGTAAATTGGTGGTGATAGACTTCACAGCTACTTGGTGTGGGCCATGCAAAATGATTGCACCGTTCTTTGAACAACTCAGCCTGGACCATCCGGATGCAGTCTTCCTTAAAGTAGATGTAGATGATGCTCAGGATGTAGCAGCATTCTGCGAAATAAAGTGCATGCCGACATTCTGCTTCTACAAAGAATCCCAGAAGATTGACAGCTTTTCTGGAGCAAATAAAGAGAATCtggagaagaaagtgaaggagCTGAAGTGA